A window of Candidatus Methylomirabilota bacterium contains these coding sequences:
- a CDS encoding OmpA family protein, translated as MAGAPGPAGAPQAWTSFNDILFDFDKSNVRSSEMPKVDKLVQYMKDNPNHEIGLDGYADPRGTPPYNQRLSQRRVEAVKAALVGAGVSGGRIRTGAFGETRPKCTQSSETCWQQDRRVEVLVRPAN; from the coding sequence ATGGCCGGCGCACCCGGCCCGGCCGGCGCACCGCAGGCGTGGACGTCGTTCAACGACATCCTGTTCGATTTCGACAAGAGCAACGTGCGGTCGTCGGAGATGCCCAAGGTCGACAAGCTCGTGCAGTACATGAAGGACAACCCCAACCACGAGATCGGTCTCGACGGCTACGCGGACCCGCGCGGCACACCTCCATATAACCAGAGGCTCAGCCAGCGTCGCGTGGAGGCGGTGAAGGCGGCCCTGGTGGGCGCGGGCGTCTCGGGGGGCCGGATCCGCACGGGCGCTTTCGGTGAGACGCGGCCCAAGTGCACCCAGTCCTCCGAGACCTGCTGGCAGCAGGACCGGCGGGTGGAAGTGCTCGTCCGTCCCGCAAACTGA
- a CDS encoding OmpA family protein, with amino-acid sequence MENVNFKYQSAELQERCAKKIAALVAWMLANAPDAQVALDAHQDAADDGNKALAAERVRAVREALVAGGVKPEKISVGSYGARAEVCNQNTELCHDLNRRVEILARQ; translated from the coding sequence ATGGAGAACGTGAACTTCAAGTATCAGAGCGCCGAGCTGCAGGAGCGGTGCGCGAAGAAGATCGCCGCCCTGGTCGCCTGGATGCTGGCCAACGCGCCGGACGCGCAGGTCGCGCTCGACGCGCACCAGGATGCAGCCGACGATGGCAACAAGGCGCTGGCCGCCGAGCGGGTCCGGGCGGTCAGAGAAGCGCTGGTCGCCGGCGGCGTGAAGCCGGAGAAGATCTCGGTCGGCTCCTACGGGGCGCGGGCCGAGGTGTGCAACCAGAACACCGAGCTGTGTCACGACCTGAACCGGCGGGTGGAGATTCTCGCCAGGCAGTAG
- a CDS encoding DUF561 domain-containing protein yields the protein MPTLHTPLCDLIGIEYPIIQAPMAGGPTTPDLVTAVSAAGALGSFGHAYTAPDAMRAEAAAARARTPRPFNLNLFTAPVPAEPSAEEQRAAVAAIRPLLEERGLPIPERVPPPYAPDLPAQIEAICDLRPAVCTIHLGELSPAVLARIRGLGIRLGSAATSVREARHLESLGADFIIAQGGEAGGHRGTFLGPWEHAMTGTLALVRQVVRAVRVPVVAAGGIMDGAGIAAVLALGAQGAQLGTAFVVCPESGAPAAHKKAIADMDGDETIVTRAFSGKPARGIRNRFTELAEREGWPLLPFPAHAKLTAPLRQASARAGSLECFSAWSGQAGALARPLPAGELVRVLVDETREAIDRLRAASGR from the coding sequence ATGCCCACTCTGCACACCCCGCTCTGCGACCTCATCGGGATCGAGTACCCGATCATCCAGGCCCCGATGGCGGGCGGGCCCACCACGCCCGACCTGGTGACCGCGGTCAGCGCGGCGGGCGCGCTGGGGTCCTTCGGCCACGCCTACACCGCGCCCGACGCCATGCGCGCGGAGGCGGCGGCGGCCCGCGCGCGCACGCCGCGCCCGTTCAACCTGAACCTGTTCACCGCGCCGGTGCCCGCCGAGCCGTCCGCCGAGGAGCAGCGGGCCGCGGTCGCGGCGATCCGGCCGCTGCTCGAGGAGCGCGGCCTGCCCATCCCCGAGCGCGTGCCGCCGCCGTACGCGCCCGATCTGCCGGCCCAGATCGAGGCGATCTGTGACCTGAGGCCGGCGGTGTGCACGATCCATCTGGGCGAGCTGTCGCCCGCGGTGCTCGCGCGCATCCGCGGCCTCGGCATCCGCCTGGGGAGTGCGGCCACCTCGGTGCGCGAGGCGCGCCATCTCGAGAGCCTCGGCGCGGACTTCATCATCGCCCAGGGCGGCGAGGCGGGCGGCCATCGCGGCACCTTCCTGGGGCCGTGGGAGCACGCGATGACGGGGACGCTCGCCCTCGTGCGGCAGGTCGTCCGCGCGGTGCGGGTGCCGGTGGTGGCGGCCGGCGGCATCATGGACGGCGCGGGCATCGCGGCGGTGCTGGCTTTGGGCGCCCAGGGCGCGCAGCTCGGTACCGCGTTCGTGGTGTGCCCGGAGAGCGGCGCGCCCGCCGCGCACAAGAAGGCGATCGCGGACATGGACGGCGACGAGACGATCGTGACGCGCGCGTTCTCGGGCAAGCCGGCGCGGGGCATCCGCAACCGCTTCACCGAGCTGGCCGAGCGCGAGGGATGGCCGCTGCTGCCGTTCCCGGCCCACGCCAAGCTCACCGCCCCGCTGCGGCAGGCCAGCGCGCGGGCGGGCTCTCTGGAATGCTTCTCGGCGTGGTCGGGGCAGGCGGGCGCGCTGGCCCGTCCGCTGCCGGCGGGCGAGCTGGTCCGCGTGCTCGTGGACGAGACGCGCGAGGCGATCGACCGGCTGCGCGCGGCGAGCGGCCGCTGA
- a CDS encoding ABC transporter ATP-binding protein produces the protein MTATAPMLSVEGLDVAYGDFQVLWQAAMHVGEREIVAILGPNGAGKSTLMNSISGLIGPRAGRITFLGKRIDGLPAHRTAAEGLAHVLERRRLFPFLSVRDNLLLGAHNPAARPHRAETLAALERLFPVVAARSAQLANTLSGGEQQMVAIARGLMSRPRLLMIDEPFLGLSPLVVQQTGALMQRIREEQGISIVFIEQNVELALRLADRGYILESGRTILTGTSAELLRSAEVKRIFLGDVAL, from the coding sequence GTGACCGCGACGGCGCCGATGCTGAGCGTGGAAGGCCTCGACGTCGCCTACGGCGACTTCCAGGTGCTCTGGCAAGCCGCGATGCACGTGGGCGAGCGCGAGATCGTGGCCATCCTGGGACCGAACGGCGCGGGCAAGTCGACCCTGATGAACTCCATCTCCGGCCTGATCGGCCCGCGGGCCGGCCGCATCACGTTCCTGGGCAAGCGGATCGACGGGCTGCCCGCCCATCGCACCGCGGCCGAGGGCCTGGCCCACGTGCTGGAGCGGCGGCGGCTCTTCCCGTTCCTGAGCGTGCGCGACAACCTGCTGCTGGGCGCCCACAACCCGGCCGCGCGTCCGCATCGCGCCGAGACCCTGGCCGCCCTGGAGCGGCTCTTCCCGGTGGTCGCGGCCCGGAGCGCACAGCTCGCCAACACGCTGTCCGGCGGCGAGCAGCAGATGGTGGCCATCGCGCGCGGGCTCATGTCCCGGCCGCGCCTGCTGATGATCGACGAGCCGTTCCTGGGCCTCTCCCCTCTCGTCGTTCAGCAGACCGGCGCGCTCATGCAGCGCATCCGCGAGGAGCAGGGCATCAGCATCGTGTTCATCGAGCAGAACGTGGAACTGGCCCTGCGGCTGGCCGACCGGGGCTACATCCTGGAGTCGGGCCGCACGATCCTCACCGGCACGTCGGCCGAGCTGCTCCGCTCCGCGGAGGTCAAGCGCATCTTCCTCGGCGACGTGGCGCTGTAG